The Natator depressus isolate rNatDep1 chromosome 19, rNatDep2.hap1, whole genome shotgun sequence DNA segment aaaaattcaaaaatcaAGCAACTGGTCACATTTCAAGGAGACTGGTGGGCAGCAATGGGGATTGGACTTTACAGATCCCTAGTCACTAACCTGGGAGGTGAAGCTACCAGCCTCCATGGGAGGATCGTTCTTGCTGTCTCCGGCCACATTCCCACGCCGGATGTCTTTCACAGACACGTTCTTCACGTTGAACCCAACATTGTCACCGGGCAGCGCCTCTGCCAGAGCCTCATGGtgcatttccactgacttcacctcCGTGGTGACATTGGCAGGGGCAAAAGTCACCACCATGCCAGCCTTCATGAAGCCAGTCTCCACGCGGCCCACAGGGACCGTTCCGATACCTGGGGAGACACGTACTGGTTAGTTTGGTGTTAATGAGCTAAACCAAGGTTATTTGGAGAGGAAGGAATAGGAGATGCAACAAGCAGAGACCACCAGCTCTTTGCTTCAGCATCCTCTGTCCAGAGGCCCTATTCAGTCTTTTGGGCATTAAGGGGAAATACAGCAATCTTGTCAGCCCAGCATTGCCAAGAGGTGGGTGTGACGGAGTCTTCATCCCAGACACTCAGTAGGGAAGTGTCCCCAGTAAACATGAGCTACAGTTTAGGTGGAATTACACCACCTTAAAATGGCAGCCACCATTTTACATGTTCCTTTTAGGGGAGAGTTcttctgtcccagccctgctgggaaaCGCTTCCCCCACACTCACCGCCAATCTTGTAGACATCCTGCAGGGGCAGGCGGAGGGGTTTGTTGATGGGGCGGGAAGGAGGGATAATGGAATCCAGGGCTTCCAGCAGTGTTGTACCAGAAACGTTGCCTTCCTTCCTCGTAATGCTCCAGCCTTTGAACCAAGGCATCTGCAATgtatgtatgtggggggagaggaggagattaTTGTAATTGACATCTCATGAGTCACCTGCAGAGCTCAGGTGAACTTGTCAGCAGGTCCCAAGTATTCCACCTCCAAAAgattctctttcctccccccaaaaaagtttaaACTAAGCAGAGGTGCATTCCTTGAGATTTGTGGGAATGAACAAGAAACATATCTTTAAGCTCAGCCTCCATCAAGCCATGGAGGAGGCCTGCGCTTTTAAGTGAAATCCTAGCTCAAGGCAGTGAGCTAATGACAGTCCAATTTAGAGAATCTCAGAGGGCCAGTGTCTTATTGCAAAACGGAGCCCAGCAGTAGTAACTTTAAGCTGAGCTCATACCAGTTTACAAACCACCCACTCTCTCCATGTGTAAGCCAATGCCTGCCCCAACCCCCCAGATGTCTCCAAACCTCTCTACTAGAGGGGCCATGTAGAAACAGGCAGGCTACTCACATTGGCACTGGCCTCCAGCATGTTGTCCCCATGCCAGCCAGAGATGGGCACGAATGCCACAGAGGCTGGGTTGTAGCCGATCTTCTTGATGTAGGTGCTCACTTCCTTGGTGATCTCCTGGTAGCGCTTGCCACTGTAAGGGGGCTCCGTGGAGTCCATCTTGTTCACCCCAATGATGAGTTGCTTCACCCCCAGCGTGTAGGCCAGCAGGGCATGCTCCCGGGTCTGCCCGTTCTTAGAGATGCCAGCTTCAAACTCTCCCACCCCGGCTGCCACAATCAGCACCGCACAGTCAGCCTGGGGAGGGAAACAGGCCATGAGAACAAGTTCATACTGGGAACTAGGGGACGATTAGGGATGTGACAGACCTAGGTACCCTACAGATAAAGGAGATCCTCTTCCCCCACTTCcactccccccacaaaaaatcaGTCTCTCAGGAGGGACTGGCAGCCCTTCCCCGTAAAGGCCTAAAAGCTGCACCACAACCCCACACCTAGAGCCCAATGCATCTAGTAACAATGTTATTCCTTGCAATGCTAAGGTCACAAGACTAGTTTGCAGTTAAATTATGGCCTTACTGGGATGCCACAAGGCATAGCCGCAAGCCCAGTACACTCAAACTCTTTACAGGCGTTCGACTGCCCCAGCCTGTACCTGAGAGGTGCCGGTGATCATGTTCTTGATGAAGTCTCTGTGGCCAGGGGCGTCAATGATGGTGATGTAGTACTTGGTGGTCTCGAACTTCCACAGGGAGATGTCGATGGTGATCCCACGCTCCCGTTCGGCCTTCAGCTTATCCAGCACCCAGGCGTATTTGAAGGAGCCCTTCCCCATCTGCGTGGAAGGAGACAGACACCAGTTACAGCGGGGCAGGCATGCTACTGGAGAAACAGGCACAAGCCAGGGACAGTCCCTCCCCACAAGGGGCGTTAAATgccggggagggggtgtgtgtgcaatATTTTAAGCAGATTCCCCCTGCCTGGAAGGGGACACCTGCCCCAGCGGTGCCTAGTCACTGCAGAGCCATATACTAGGGTGCAAGTACAGGGAACCCAGGGGTAGGTGAATGGTCCCTGCTCTAGGGTAGGTGGGGGGCAGGCATGGGGCAGTGTTTACCCCCACCCCATTGTAACCCCATAGCATTAAAGGGTTACACTGCAGGCCGGGAAAGGGCCCGATTCCCCAATCCCCACAGGGCTCAACACCTTGTGGGAGGttaaggagccagaggggggcctCAGAGGCCGCTGGGCCCGTTAGGGGGGTGCAGGTGAGTCGGAAATGCCCCCACCTCGGCTGCCTCCTTCTCGAACTTCTCGATGGTTCGCTTGTCGATGCCCCCGCACTTGTAGATGAGGTGCCCGGTGGTGGTGGATTTCCCCGAGTCTACGTGGCCGATGACCACGATGTTGATGTGG contains these protein-coding regions:
- the LOC141974424 gene encoding elongation factor 1-alpha, somatic form-like: MGKEKTHINIVVIGHVDSGKSTTTGHLIYKCGGIDKRTIEKFEKEAAEMGKGSFKYAWVLDKLKAERERGITIDISLWKFETTKYYITIIDAPGHRDFIKNMITGTSQADCAVLIVAAGVGEFEAGISKNGQTREHALLAYTLGVKQLIIGVNKMDSTEPPYSGKRYQEITKEVSTYIKKIGYNPASVAFVPISGWHGDNMLEASANMPWFKGWSITRKEGNVSGTTLLEALDSIIPPSRPINKPLRLPLQDVYKIGGIGTVPVGRVETGFMKAGMVVTFAPANVTTEVKSVEMHHEALAEALPGDNVGFNVKNVSVKDIRRGNVAGDSKNDPPMEAGSFTSQVIILNHPGQIAAGYSPVLDCHTAHIACKFAELKEKIDRRSGKKLEDNPKALKSGDAAIVQMIPGKPMCVESFSEYPPLGRFAVRDMRQTVAVGVIKAVEKKAGGSAKVTKSAVKASKK